The Vicia villosa cultivar HV-30 ecotype Madison, WI unplaced genomic scaffold, Vvil1.0 ctg.000650F_1_1_3, whole genome shotgun sequence genome includes a window with the following:
- the LOC131630155 gene encoding secreted RxLR effector protein 161-like, which translates to MEDSKSIDTPMPTNGNLDKGEHGKSVNVKKYRGIIGSLLYLTASRPDIMFSVCMCARYQSDPKESHLKAVKRILRYLHGTSKYGLWYSKVSDCSLVGYSDSDFASCKSDRKSTSGTFHLFSNSLVSWHSKKQVYVALSIAKAEYVASDSCYAYILWLKQ; encoded by the coding sequence ATGGAAGACTCAAAGTCTATAGACACCCCTATGCCTACAAATGGAAACCTAGATAAAGGTGAACACGGTAAGAGCGTAAACGTCAAGAAGTACAGAGGTATTATTGGTTCTCTTTTATACCTTACTGCATCTAGACccgacatcatgtttagtgtttgtATGTGTGCACGATATCAATCGGATCCTAAGGAATCCCACCTAAAAGCTGTCAAGCGTATACTTAGATATCTACATGGGACATCCAAGTATGGGTTATGGTATTCCAAAGTAAGTGATTGTAGTTTAGTAGGTTACTCTGATTCCGATTTTGCCAGTTGCAAATCAGATAGGAAAAGCACGAGTGGAACATTTCACCTGTTTTCAAACTCTTTAGTGAGTTGGCACAGCAAAAAGCAAGTTTATGTTGCTTTGTCAATCGCTAAGGCTGAATATGTAGCATCCGATAGTTGTTATGCCTATATTCTGTGGCTAAAACAATAA